The following coding sequences lie in one Bacillota bacterium genomic window:
- a CDS encoding histidine phosphatase family protein yields the protein MMREPKKTQETVAYLVRHAQTSWNAEGRFQGQMDTALSPAGQRQATALGKRLGRVGPGEVYSSDLTRASQTAEAVAGAAGLRVILDRSFREVDVGRWQGLTFNEVREQMPESFAEWQTRRPCFRFPAGESYEEAAARALRRLEELTDHPGDRLVVVSHGGLLRALIYAVLGLEHGPRGRLVLDNASISAIAGQPGRWRLVLLNDTCHLESPDA from the coding sequence ATGATGCGGGAACCTAAGAAGACTCAGGAGACCGTGGCCTACCTGGTCCGCCATGCGCAAACGAGCTGGAATGCCGAAGGGCGATTCCAGGGCCAGATGGACACGGCCCTCAGCCCGGCCGGGCAACGGCAGGCGACAGCCCTCGGGAAGAGGCTCGGCCGGGTCGGACCCGGCGAAGTCTACAGCAGCGACCTGACCCGAGCCAGTCAGACGGCGGAGGCCGTGGCCGGGGCGGCCGGCCTGAGGGTCATCCTGGACCGGTCCTTCCGTGAGGTCGACGTTGGGCGATGGCAGGGTCTCACCTTCAACGAGGTGCGCGAACAGATGCCCGAATCGTTCGCCGAGTGGCAGACCAGACGTCCTTGCTTTCGCTTCCCCGCCGGCGAGTCTTATGAAGAGGCGGCGGCCCGGGCCTTGAGGCGTCTCGAGGAGCTGACTGATCATCCGGGCGACCGGCTGGTGGTCGTTTCCCATGGGGGTCTGCTACGGGCTTTGATCTATGCCGTCCTGGGTTTGGAGCACGGCCCGCGCGGCCGGTTGGTTTTGGACAACGCCAGTATCAGCGCCATCGCCGGGCAGCCCGGCAGGTGGCGGCTGGTCCTTCTCAACGACACCTGCCACCTGGAATCGCCGGACGCCTGA